In a genomic window of Saccharothrix sp. HUAS TT1:
- a CDS encoding amidohydrolase family protein, with the protein MDLDDVVAIDVHTHAEISASGHSSLPPELLAASKEYFKAQGHRQPSIPDMAAHYRERRMVAVVFTVDAEHATGHPPISNEEVASACAEHADVLIPFASVDPWRGQAGVRAARRLVEEHGVRGFKFHPSLQGFAPDDRMAYPLYEAIQELGVPALFHTGQTGIGAGVPGGGGIRLRYSDPMLVDDVAVDFPDLRIILAHPSFPWQDEALAIATHKPNVHIDLSGWSPKYFPPQLVRYANTLLRDKVLFGSDYPVITPDRWLADFARLDIKPEVRPKVLKDNAARLLGLVKD; encoded by the coding sequence GTGGACCTCGACGACGTGGTCGCCATCGACGTGCACACCCACGCCGAAATCTCCGCGAGCGGGCACAGCTCACTGCCGCCCGAACTGCTCGCGGCGTCGAAGGAGTACTTCAAGGCGCAGGGCCACCGCCAACCCTCGATCCCCGACATGGCGGCGCACTACCGGGAACGGCGCATGGTCGCCGTCGTCTTCACCGTGGACGCCGAGCACGCCACCGGCCACCCGCCGATCTCCAACGAAGAGGTCGCCTCGGCGTGCGCCGAGCACGCCGACGTCCTGATCCCCTTCGCCTCCGTCGACCCGTGGCGCGGGCAGGCGGGCGTCCGCGCGGCCCGGCGGTTGGTCGAGGAGCACGGGGTCCGGGGCTTCAAGTTCCACCCCAGCCTGCAGGGCTTCGCGCCCGACGACCGCATGGCGTACCCGCTCTACGAGGCGATCCAGGAGTTGGGCGTGCCCGCGCTGTTCCACACCGGGCAGACCGGCATCGGGGCAGGCGTGCCGGGTGGTGGCGGCATCCGGTTGCGCTACTCCGACCCGATGCTCGTCGACGACGTGGCCGTCGACTTCCCGGACCTGCGGATCATCCTGGCGCACCCGTCGTTCCCGTGGCAGGACGAGGCGCTGGCGATCGCCACGCACAAGCCGAACGTCCACATCGACCTGTCCGGCTGGTCGCCGAAGTACTTCCCGCCGCAACTGGTCCGCTATGCGAACACCCTGTTGCGGGACAAGGTGCTGTTCGGCTCCGACTACCCGGTCATCACACCCGACCGGTGGCTCGCGGACTTCGCGCGGCTCGACATCAAGCCCGAGGTCCGCCCCAAGGTGCTGAAGGACAACGCCGCCCGCCTGCTGGGCCTGGTGAAGGACTAG
- a CDS encoding MFS transporter, producing the protein MPTTDPEQTTDTRTKEKSLWHNGDFLKFWVGETVSLLGTQVTILALPLTAIYSLNATDSQVGVLRFVQLAPYLGLALLLGIWVDRLRRRQVMLWTNIARMVLIGLIPLLYVTDLLSIPALLVIACLIGVASVLFDLSWMSYVPTLVKKPEHYVEASAKMGISSSTADVAGPGIAGLVVAWLTAPVALAVQTGTYLVSVVSLLLIRTEEPKPPRPEQRHALRELKEGVVWVFGKPLLRWLAIIGFCCNFSMITTWTMFLLYGTRTLGLSSTTLGLIFGTASVGGLIGALASRKVVGRFPIGPTYFIAQTGLLLGPLLIVLAGGPAPVMIGMFIASFFTTYLGLGIAGVIIVSVRQTLTPQSMMGRMTASFRTLLFGGGALGGLVAGLLADAIGARNALVVAAVASAFVVVGLVISPVSRLREMPEPVVEPTPA; encoded by the coding sequence GTGCCCACCACCGATCCCGAGCAGACCACCGACACCCGGACCAAGGAGAAGAGCCTCTGGCACAACGGGGACTTCCTGAAGTTCTGGGTCGGCGAGACGGTCTCCCTGCTCGGCACCCAGGTCACCATCCTGGCCCTGCCGCTGACCGCCATCTACTCGCTCAACGCCACCGACAGCCAGGTCGGCGTGCTGCGATTCGTCCAGCTGGCCCCCTACCTGGGGCTCGCGCTGCTGCTCGGGATCTGGGTGGACCGGCTGCGCCGGCGCCAGGTGATGCTGTGGACGAACATCGCCCGGATGGTGCTGATCGGCCTCATCCCGCTGCTGTACGTGACGGACCTGCTGTCCATCCCGGCGCTGCTGGTCATCGCGTGCCTCATCGGGGTGGCCTCGGTGCTGTTCGACCTCAGCTGGATGTCGTACGTGCCGACGCTGGTGAAGAAGCCGGAGCACTACGTCGAGGCGAGCGCCAAGATGGGCATCAGCTCGTCCACCGCGGACGTCGCGGGTCCCGGCATCGCGGGCCTGGTCGTGGCCTGGCTGACCGCGCCCGTCGCGCTGGCCGTGCAGACCGGCACCTACCTGGTGTCGGTCGTCTCGCTGCTGCTGATCCGCACCGAGGAGCCGAAGCCGCCCAGGCCCGAGCAGCGGCACGCGCTGCGCGAGCTGAAGGAGGGCGTGGTCTGGGTCTTCGGCAAGCCGCTGCTGCGGTGGCTGGCCATCATCGGGTTCTGCTGCAACTTCTCGATGATCACGACCTGGACCATGTTCCTGCTCTACGGCACGCGCACGCTCGGGCTCAGCTCCACGACGCTCGGCCTGATCTTCGGCACGGCGTCGGTCGGCGGGCTCATCGGGGCCCTCGCGTCGCGGAAGGTCGTCGGGCGGTTCCCCATCGGGCCGACGTACTTCATCGCGCAGACCGGCCTGCTCCTCGGGCCGCTGCTGATCGTGCTGGCGGGCGGGCCGGCGCCGGTGATGATCGGCATGTTCATCGCCTCGTTCTTCACCACGTACCTGGGGTTGGGCATCGCGGGCGTGATCATCGTGTCGGTGCGGCAGACGCTGACGCCGCAGTCGATGATGGGCCGCATGACGGCGTCGTTCCGCACGCTGCTGTTCGGCGGCGGTGCGCTCGGCGGCCTGGTTGCGGGACTGCTCGCCGACGCCATCGGCGCGCGCAACGCACTGGTCGTGGCGGCGGTCGCGTCCGCGTTCGTGGTCGTGGGCCTGGTCATCTCACCCGTCAGCAGGCTGCGCGAGATGCCGGAACCCGTGGTCGAGCCCACCCCGGCATGA
- a CDS encoding pyridoxamine 5'-phosphate oxidase family protein produces the protein MFETPDELHSLQVLLDTSLAGSSSHLKSIIRPGERTLNAEQVVRVCQGMCTLAIATVTRRGEPRISGADGHLLHGRWIIGTHRQAAKARHLAARPGISATFMRGEQLGIFTHGHAVALNPEGAGSDPTWPAIRDHLVNHYDGDSDDPFWEDNVWYRIDPSWMVAYSTDPAGLLGQQPPA, from the coding sequence ATGTTCGAAACCCCCGACGAGCTCCACAGCCTCCAAGTCCTGCTCGACACGTCCCTGGCCGGCTCCAGCAGCCACCTCAAATCGATCATCCGACCAGGTGAGCGCACCCTGAACGCCGAGCAGGTCGTCCGAGTCTGCCAAGGCATGTGCACCCTGGCCATCGCCACGGTCACCCGGCGCGGCGAGCCGCGCATCAGCGGCGCCGACGGGCACCTCCTGCACGGCCGCTGGATCATCGGCACCCACCGCCAGGCCGCCAAAGCCCGCCACCTCGCGGCGCGGCCCGGCATCAGCGCGACCTTCATGCGCGGCGAGCAGCTCGGCATCTTCACGCACGGACACGCCGTTGCGCTGAACCCCGAGGGGGCCGGCAGCGACCCGACGTGGCCGGCGATCCGCGACCACCTCGTCAACCACTACGACGGCGACAGCGACGACCCGTTCTGGGAGGACAACGTCTGGTACCGCATCGACCCCAGCTGGATGGTCGCCTACAGCACCGACCCCGCCGGGCTGCTCGGCCAACAACCACCAGCCTGA
- a CDS encoding SDR family oxidoreductase, whose product MELPGKVAIVTGAGRGLGLAYATALAGAGAAVVVNDADETAAKEAVDAITASGGRAVAEVGAVGGGEVAERLVERAIREFGRLDVLVANAGVLRDHVLWKMTDDDFDTVIGVHLRGTFTCVRAAVRRMREQGDGGSVVVVGSPAGQRGNFGQTNYSAAKAGIVGMVRTWALECAKAGIAVNAVIPVAATTMTRTIPAFAPHVEAWEERDEPLPDWLRKGEGFGVPEDAAGLVLFLAAARDVTGQAIGIGGDRLSLWAHPEEVAVAYHEGGWHADAIATAWRTSVGRVPQSFGIPAPRPPQG is encoded by the coding sequence ATGGAGCTGCCAGGCAAGGTCGCGATCGTCACCGGCGCGGGGCGCGGGCTGGGGTTGGCCTACGCCACGGCGCTGGCCGGGGCGGGAGCGGCGGTCGTCGTGAACGACGCCGACGAGACCGCCGCCAAGGAAGCCGTCGACGCCATCACCGCGTCGGGCGGACGGGCCGTCGCCGAGGTCGGGGCGGTCGGCGGAGGTGAAGTGGCCGAGCGGCTGGTGGAGCGCGCGATCCGGGAGTTCGGACGCCTCGACGTGCTCGTGGCGAACGCGGGCGTGCTGCGGGACCACGTCCTGTGGAAGATGACCGACGACGACTTCGACACCGTCATCGGCGTGCACCTGCGCGGCACGTTCACCTGCGTGCGGGCCGCGGTGCGGCGGATGCGCGAGCAGGGCGACGGCGGCAGCGTCGTCGTGGTCGGGTCGCCCGCCGGCCAGCGCGGCAACTTCGGCCAGACCAACTACTCGGCGGCCAAGGCGGGCATCGTCGGCATGGTCCGCACCTGGGCCTTGGAGTGCGCCAAGGCCGGGATCGCCGTCAACGCCGTCATCCCCGTCGCGGCCACCACGATGACCAGGACCATCCCGGCGTTCGCCCCCCACGTCGAGGCGTGGGAGGAGCGCGACGAGCCGCTGCCCGACTGGCTGCGCAAGGGGGAGGGCTTCGGCGTCCCCGAGGACGCGGCCGGGCTCGTGCTCTTCCTGGCCGCCGCCAGGGACGTCACCGGGCAGGCCATCGGCATCGGCGGCGACCGGCTCTCCCTGTGGGCGCACCCCGAGGAGGTCGCCGTGGCCTACCACGAGGGCGGGTGGCACGCCGACGCCATCGCGACCGCGTGGCGCACTTCCGTCGGCCGCGTCCCGCAGTCGTTCGGCATCCCGGCCCCGCGCCCGCCGCAGGGGTGA
- a CDS encoding PaaX family transcriptional regulator C-terminal domain-containing protein: MDTLDPAAEPRPQSLMLSFLGIHVLNRGIAVFSGSVIDVFARIGVSEEAVRSTLSRMVKRDLLARHRNGRRVYFGLTPRSTAVLEGGEHRIWRRGAVNADWDGTWTLIGFSLPESWRSRRHDLRSRLVWGGFGPLQNGLWVAPGHVDVSALVEDLDLDDHLKVFTSRTAKPTEAGQIVHTAFDVPAIAARYRAFLDRWDRGAPLPEAVDDLARQLLLHTEWLQLVRQDPRLPTEHLPPDWPAIRAEQVFHRLAAVYDRSAGRIAESVLDVLRV; this comes from the coding sequence GTGGACACGCTCGACCCCGCCGCGGAACCCAGGCCGCAGTCGCTGATGCTGAGCTTCCTGGGCATCCACGTGCTCAACCGCGGCATCGCCGTGTTCTCCGGCAGCGTGATCGACGTGTTCGCCCGCATCGGGGTGTCGGAAGAGGCGGTGCGGTCCACCCTCAGCCGGATGGTGAAGCGGGACCTGTTGGCGCGGCACCGCAACGGGCGACGTGTCTACTTCGGCCTGACGCCGCGCTCCACGGCGGTGCTGGAGGGCGGCGAGCACCGGATCTGGCGGCGCGGCGCGGTCAACGCCGACTGGGACGGCACCTGGACCCTGATCGGCTTCTCGCTGCCGGAGTCGTGGCGCAGCCGGCGGCACGATCTGCGGTCGCGGCTGGTGTGGGGTGGCTTCGGGCCGCTCCAGAACGGCCTGTGGGTCGCGCCGGGCCACGTGGACGTGTCAGCCCTGGTCGAAGACCTGGACCTGGACGACCACCTGAAGGTGTTCACGTCGCGGACGGCGAAGCCGACGGAAGCCGGGCAGATCGTGCACACGGCGTTCGACGTGCCCGCGATCGCCGCCCGGTACCGCGCCTTCCTCGACCGCTGGGACCGCGGGGCGCCGCTGCCGGAGGCCGTCGACGACCTCGCGCGGCAGCTCCTGCTGCACACGGAGTGGCTGCAGCTGGTGCGCCAGGACCCCCGGCTGCCGACCGAGCACCTTCCTCCCGACTGGCCCGCGATCCGGGCGGAGCAAGTGTTCCACCGCCTGGCCGCGGTCTACGACCGGTCGGCCGGACGCATCGCCGAGTCCGTTTTGGACGTCCTGCGGGTGTAG
- a CDS encoding benzoate/H(+) symporter BenE family transporter — MSSDRGRRSFLRDVSLPSVVAGLLAVVVSYSGPMVIVLAAAKAGHLTPGQTTSWVWAVSLGSGVTCVVLSLWTRTPVVTAFSTPGAALLVSSLDDHPYGAAVGAFVLAGILMTAVGFSGLFGRLMAVIPTPIVSGVLAGILFAFGVDAFRDLGVAPLVVGAVILGYLVVKRFSARYAVVGGLVLGVPAALVTGTRLSSVSLEWARPEWTTPHFTAASAIGIGIPLLVVTLASQNAPGLVVLRTSGYPAPDRLLIGSTGIASTLLAPFGSHAINLAAITAAICTGEQAHPDPRRRYPAAVACGVFYLVVGAFGATLLTIFTTLPGPLIAAVAGVALLGTLGAAITDTTSLASHREGAVIAFLVTASGMTLFGIGSAFWGLIFGLAAHFAVTRRKP; from the coding sequence GTGTCGAGCGACCGAGGGCGGCGGTCCTTCCTGCGGGACGTGTCGCTGCCCTCGGTCGTGGCCGGGCTGCTCGCGGTCGTCGTGTCGTACTCGGGGCCGATGGTGATCGTGCTGGCCGCCGCCAAGGCCGGTCACCTCACCCCGGGCCAGACCACGTCCTGGGTGTGGGCGGTGTCGCTGGGCAGCGGGGTGACCTGCGTGGTGCTCAGCCTGTGGACCAGGACACCGGTCGTGACGGCGTTCTCCACGCCGGGCGCGGCACTGCTGGTGTCCAGCCTGGACGATCACCCCTACGGCGCGGCCGTCGGCGCGTTCGTGCTGGCGGGCATCCTGATGACGGCGGTCGGCTTCTCGGGGCTGTTCGGCAGGCTCATGGCCGTCATCCCGACGCCCATCGTGTCTGGTGTGCTGGCGGGCATCCTGTTCGCCTTCGGCGTGGACGCCTTCCGCGACCTGGGCGTCGCACCGCTGGTCGTGGGCGCGGTCATCCTCGGCTACCTGGTGGTCAAGCGCTTCAGCGCCCGGTACGCCGTGGTCGGCGGCCTGGTCCTGGGCGTGCCGGCGGCGCTGGTCACCGGCACCCGGTTGTCGTCGGTCTCGCTGGAGTGGGCGCGCCCGGAGTGGACGACACCGCACTTCACCGCGGCGTCCGCGATCGGCATCGGCATCCCGCTGCTCGTGGTGACGCTGGCGTCCCAGAACGCGCCCGGGCTGGTCGTGCTCCGGACCTCCGGCTACCCCGCTCCCGACCGCCTGCTCATCGGCAGCACGGGCATCGCCTCCACCCTGCTGGCGCCGTTCGGGTCGCACGCCATCAACCTGGCCGCCATCACCGCGGCCATCTGCACCGGCGAGCAAGCCCACCCCGACCCGCGGCGACGTTATCCGGCGGCCGTCGCGTGCGGTGTGTTCTACCTGGTGGTCGGCGCCTTCGGCGCCACCCTGCTGACGATCTTCACCACCCTGCCGGGTCCGCTGATCGCGGCCGTGGCGGGCGTGGCGCTGCTGGGAACGCTCGGCGCGGCCATCACCGACACCACGTCGCTGGCTTCGCACCGGGAAGGCGCGGTGATCGCGTTCCTCGTGACGGCTTCCGGCATGACCCTCTTCGGCATCGGGTCGGCCTTCTGGGGCCTGATCTTCGGCCTCGCGGCCCACTTCGCCGTCACCCGCCGCAAGCCCTGA
- a CDS encoding alpha/beta fold hydrolase, which produces MADLERIVPLNSGGDLAPLFCVHAVSGSAYAYSGLARLLGDRPVYGFEAPGFDNDRTPVPSLPALAEEYAEILREFQPEGPYRLLGWSLGGLVAFEMAKRLTAAGAEVELLFLVDAGMPTVMDLPPGRETLVRYVRDMAGTSEESPPGLDELAAGWPRDPDPATVFEQVEAAGILPEEIDAYLLGDQYAVFHALLEAFYSIEVTGTHAGPSVHVLAERSPAEDMRWGRLLPDLVEHTVPGSTHHSIWTGDALAELGRLVRKHLGD; this is translated from the coding sequence ATGGCTGACCTGGAGCGGATCGTGCCGCTGAACAGCGGCGGCGACCTGGCGCCGCTGTTCTGCGTGCACGCGGTGTCCGGCTCGGCGTACGCGTACTCCGGGCTCGCCCGCCTGCTCGGCGACCGCCCGGTCTACGGCTTCGAGGCGCCGGGTTTCGACAACGACCGCACCCCCGTGCCGTCGTTGCCCGCCCTGGCCGAGGAGTACGCCGAGATCCTGCGCGAGTTCCAGCCCGAGGGGCCTTACCGGCTCCTCGGGTGGTCCCTGGGCGGGCTGGTGGCGTTCGAGATGGCGAAGCGGCTCACCGCGGCGGGCGCGGAGGTGGAACTGCTGTTCCTCGTGGACGCGGGCATGCCCACCGTGATGGACCTGCCGCCCGGGCGGGAGACCCTGGTGCGGTACGTCCGCGACATGGCGGGCACCTCCGAGGAGTCGCCGCCGGGCTTGGACGAGCTCGCGGCGGGCTGGCCGCGGGACCCCGATCCGGCGACGGTGTTCGAGCAGGTGGAGGCGGCGGGCATCCTGCCCGAGGAGATCGACGCCTACCTGCTCGGCGACCAGTACGCGGTGTTCCACGCCCTGCTGGAGGCGTTCTACTCCATCGAGGTCACCGGCACGCACGCCGGGCCGTCCGTGCACGTCCTGGCGGAGCGCTCGCCCGCCGAGGACATGCGCTGGGGCAGGCTGCTGCCCGACCTCGTGGAGCACACCGTCCCCGGCTCCACCCACCACTCGATCTGGACCGGCGACGCGCTCGCGGAGCTGGGCCGGCTCGTTCGCAAGCACCTCGGCGACTAG